In Streptomyces sp. NBC_01426, one genomic interval encodes:
- a CDS encoding DUF5819 family protein: MSSGIASAAVKELPTDGSEPDPKEQHDETVVPCRPPRRTRVLAAVLRTFVVLCLVTTVTHVVLLFLHVAPPNAVSKRFSPQINAWIYPLFEQNWRLFAPDPDSVNRQILVRTAHTTPGGTAQVSPWFDLTAVDNSAVEHNVFPSHTTQNLLRRSWTSYVETHGGDDSANSDRAVMMQEYLRNIAADRVATHRRAGAFEYVQLRVLTLPVAAQGAPAGNRSPKAVEERLLPWWKVTSHGK, encoded by the coding sequence GTGTCGAGCGGAATCGCGTCAGCGGCCGTGAAGGAACTCCCGACGGACGGATCCGAACCGGACCCGAAGGAGCAGCACGACGAAACCGTCGTGCCGTGCCGGCCACCCCGGCGCACCCGTGTACTGGCGGCAGTACTCCGTACGTTCGTGGTCCTGTGTCTGGTGACGACGGTGACCCATGTGGTTCTGTTGTTCCTCCACGTGGCTCCCCCGAATGCCGTCTCGAAGCGTTTCAGCCCACAGATCAATGCCTGGATCTACCCCCTCTTCGAGCAGAATTGGCGGCTGTTCGCGCCGGATCCCGACTCGGTGAATCGACAGATTCTCGTGAGAACGGCACACACCACCCCGGGCGGTACAGCTCAGGTGAGCCCGTGGTTCGATCTGACCGCCGTGGACAATTCCGCGGTCGAGCACAATGTCTTCCCCAGCCACACGACGCAGAATCTCCTGCGCCGCTCCTGGACGTCCTATGTGGAAACGCACGGAGGCGACGACAGCGCGAACTCGGATCGCGCCGTGATGATGCAGGAGTACCTGCGCAACATCGCCGCCGACCGCGTCGCCACGCACCGGCGCGCCGGCGCTTTCGAGTACGTCCAGCTGCGCGTCCTCACGCTGCCCGTCGCCGCGCAGGGTGCTCCGGCCGGCAACCGCTCGCCGAAGGCCGTCGAAGAGCGGCTCCTGCCCTGGTGGAAGGTGACCTCCCATGGGAAATGA